The Anoxybacillus amylolyticus DNA segment CGACATGTTTAACTAATACCTCTCCTTGTCTATACTGCTCCTAAACGAGTAAAAAAAGGAGCGGATTAATCAATGAAGAAAAAAGGATTACAAATTACGAACGATCACGGTTGGACTATCGAACGTCTTCAGGAACAGGAAAGAGCCATGAAAAAAGCAAACATGGCAAAACGAATTGCAGTGATTCGGCTCATTATGCAAGGCTATTTGGGAATCCAAGTGGCTGAGCTTTTGAATATCCATCGTGAAACCGTTTCGATTTACGTTCAAAAGTTTAATCAAGGTGGCATGGATGCGCTATTAGAACGCCATTACGCCCCGGGAAGAAAGCCTTATTTGTCTCCAGACGAAGAACGTGAATTGAGAAAAATGCTGGAAGAAAGCCCCCCTGCCGATGAAGGATACGGCATCGAAACATGCTGGAATACACGAATCATTCAACATGTGTTAGAAGAGAAATTTTCTGTCACCATGTCCCGTGGCGGTATTTGTGACATGCTTCATCGATGGGGATTTCGCTATACACGTCCTACGTATACTCTCAAACGGGCCAATCCTCAAAAGCAAAAAGAGTTTCAACAGGAGATGGAACTCATAAAAAAAACTTGTCCGACAACACGGTCATAATCTATGAAGATGAAAGCCATATTCGGGACTACCAAGCTCTTCGTGCCACATGGAGTGTCAAAGGGCGTCAAAAACAAATCCCTACGTATGGACACCACGCAACGGTTAGCTTATTAGGTGGTCAGTGAATTTCTCTGTATGGAAACGGACCAATGTAACGCACAGGCTTTTCTGCAGTTTCTTCAATACACATTGGACCAGTATCCAGATCAACATGTCGTGATGGTCTTGGATAACGCAAAAATTCATCATGCCAAAGTTCTTCAGCCTTTTTTACAGGAGCGTGAAGAGCAGTTAACTTTTGTATTCTTACCCCCTTATTCGCCGAATTTAAATTTAGTTGAACGGATTTTGGGATGGCTGAAAGAGAGTGTGATTGCCAATCGGTTCCATCCCACTCGAAAAGAGTTGAGAGAATCGATTGTTTCGTTTTTGGAGTACCTTTCTGAATTTCCAGAAAGAGTGCTCCAGCGCATCGGACAGGTGGTTATGTCGGAAAATTAATCTGAATCTATATAAATTGAAATAAAGGTTTTCTCCCGTTCTATGGCGAATAATTAGAGAGAAAATAGAGGAACGGAGAGATAATAGAATGCGGAATCGCAAAGATGAGATCGAAAAGTTGTCCATTGCTATGAAAGAAGCGAAAAATAAACGAGCATATGAACGCTACCAAGCAATTTATCTTCATTTGCAGGGATACAAAAAAGGAGAAATCGCAACGATTATTGGTCGATCCAAGAAAACCATTTATAACTATATCCATGCCTACGCCCAGCGCGGTCTTGATGGACTAGAGATGAAATATTCACCTGGCGCCCCACGTCGATTGAGCCCTGATCAGGAAAAAGAGCTGGCTTTTATCATTGAACATCAGCTCCCAGTAGATGTTGGATTCGAAGCAAAATATAATTGGACGCTTGCGATTGTCGCTGAACTCATTCAACAAAAGTGGGGATCAACGTATACCCTTCGTGGAACAAGCGAAATTCTGCATCGGTTAGGGCTAAGTTATACGAAACCAACATATACGCTAGCCAATGCCGATGAAGGGAAACAAAAAGAATTCATCGAAATCACCTTCCCAGAAGTAAAAAAAACTGTTAGATGGGAAAATCGCACATGTCCTCTTTCAAGATGAATCGATGATTCGTGATTACCAAGCCATTCAAAAAACATGGTTTGTCAAAGGAAAACAACGAATCATTCCGACGTTTGGAAAACATCAAGGGCTGAAGCTGATTGGCACGTTGAACGACGAAACAGGGGATGTATGTTGCATCGAAGAAGAACGCTATGACGCAGAAACATTTCTTCGGTTTCTTCAACTTGTGTTAGAACGCTATCCTACAGGCAAAATGGTGATGATTTTAGATAACGCTCGAATTCACCATGCCAAACTCATTCAGCCATTTTTAAAAGAACACGAAGATCGGTTAGAGCTCGTCTTTTTGCCGCCATATAGCCCTCAATTGAATTTGATTGAAGGGTTATGGAAATGGCTGAAATCAGACGTGATTTACAACGTGTTCTATTCGACTGTGCAGGGAATCAGAAAGAATGTTCAAGCCTTTATTCAGAGAATCAACCAGAACCAAGAACAAACGATCGATCGTTTGTGTGTTCAATTGTAAATCTTTAATTCAACTTATATAGTTATCCAAAATATTTCTTATAGGATTGATTACCTTTATAGGGAAAACAAAATGGAAGTAATTTGAGGTTGTCCACGAAAGCTTTTTCTTTCAGGACAACCTCTTATTTTATGAAAAAATATTGGTTCATCACCAAAAGATGTACTTGCCCCTGCCATTAAAGTATGTTAGCTGTTTCTAACCGAACCCGCAATGCAAAACGTTGGATATTTCTGTATCCGTATCCTCGACGTTTAATCAGCTTGATCTTGTTATTCGTTCCCTCCATTTTCCCATTCGAATAAGGCGATAAAATGCACGATATGATTTCGTCTGTTCGTTTGACGAGTGATTTTGCGATGGCACGCACAACCGAACAAGGACAAAACGAATACCGATGAATCCAAGCCTCCAAACGTCGTTTCGCCTGTTGCACGTCTTTGCTTTTGGACACATAGCGAAAATGTTGGAGCGATTGGTAGACAGACTTTAAGTAATCGCTTTCATTACACCATTCTCGTACAATTTGACGTTCTTCCTCTATAAGCTTCTCTGGACATTGGCTCAATAAACGACAAACGTAACGAACATTTCCATGTTTCTTGCCTCCTTTGTCTAAATATTTGCGACAACGCTCTAAAGCATCTGTAAACAGCTGAATGACATGGAAATAATCGACCACATGTGTCGCCTCTGGGCAAATCCCTTGAATCGCTTTTTTCATCGCTGGAGCCAAATCGCTCACGACATACTGAACAGAACCAGACACATGAGCCAACGCACGTCCAATGGCTTCCTCGTTCTTTCCTGCTTCAATGGCATACACTTCTCCCGTTTCGGCATCCATGATCGCCACTCCGTAGTCATGCCCTTTTCGAAAAGCAAACTCATCGACACAAACCGCCTTTGGTTGGATTTCATTCGATAGGAAGGAAGGGGCATGAGTATAAAACCAACGTTCAACGGTCGTGTAAGGAAGCTTGAGCATACGAGCCACTGCCTGAATGGATGTTCCGATGCAAGATTGCGCGACCCATTGCTGAAAAGCATCCGTCGCCACACTTCGAGGAGCGATGGCTGGATAAGACGTGCTGAATGTCATGCCACACGTACCACAACGTCTGCGCTCTACAGGAAGTTCAATCCAAAAAATTCCGATTCGCTGAGCATAGCCATGCATCCATTGCTTCTTTTTGCATGTCATTTTGATCGTGCGCTTCAAGCAGACAGGACATAACGGGCATTGTTCGGGCAGAGAAAGTTCGAAAATCCAACGTTCTTCTTCTTTTCGTACCTTTTGAATCAAAACATCTGGTAAATCGATGAGTTCTTTGATAAACTGAGAGTACATGCGAATTTTCCTTCAATGGTTTGGTTTGGTCACCTTTACCATACAGGAAAATTCGCATTTTTTGTACCCTCTATTTTCTCTATGCACACCTATCTTAAATGATCAAGTACAACTTGTGGTAAAGAGCCAAAATATTAGAAAATATACCAAAATTTTTATTGACAGAATTGATAATTTTTTTATTAGTAAACGTCAAATAGCCCCCACCTTTTTGAAGGCCGGGGCTTGAGGTATTATTTAGTTAGCTGCTGAAAAGCAATACATGAAACAGGGAGTGTGGTTGACCAAGGAAGCATTTGATCCAATGCGTTCTTGTCTGACAAATCCATATTGGGAAGCTTCTCAAAAAGATAGCGAAGGTAATAATATGGATGTAATTGATTCGCTTTCGCTGTCTCCACTATGCTGTAGATGATGGCACTTGCCCGTGCACCTTGTGGTGTATTAGCGAAAAGCCAATT contains these protein-coding regions:
- a CDS encoding IS630 family transposase, with the protein product MKKKGLQITNDHGWTIERLQEQERAMKKANMAKRIAVIRLIMQGYLGIQVAELLNIHRETVSIYVQKFNQGGMDALLERHYAPGRKPYLSPDEERELRKMLEESPPADEGYGIETCWNTRIIQHVLEEKFSVTMSRGGICDMLHRWGFRYTRPTYTLKRANPQKQKEFQQEMELIKKTCPTTRS
- a CDS encoding transposase, which translates into the protein METDQCNAQAFLQFLQYTLDQYPDQHVVMVLDNAKIHHAKVLQPFLQEREEQLTFVFLPPYSPNLNLVERILGWLKESVIANRFHPTRKELRESIVSFLEYLSEFPERVLQRIGQVVMSEN
- a CDS encoding IS630 family transposase (programmed frameshift); protein product: MRNRKDEIEKLSIAMKEAKNKRAYERYQAIYLHLQGYKKGEIATIIGRSKKTIYNYIHAYAQRGLDGLEMKYSPGAPRRLSPDQEKELAFIIEHQLPVDVGFEAKYNWTLAIVAELIQQKWGSTYTLRGTSEILHRLGLSYTKPTYTLANADEGKQKEFIEITFPEVKKLLDGKIAHVLFQDESMIRDYQAIQKTWFVKGKQRIIPTFGKHQGLKLIGTLNDETGDVCCIEEERYDAETFLRFLQLVLERYPTGKMVMILDNARIHHAKLIQPFLKEHEDRLELVFLPPYSPQLNLIEGLWKWLKSDVIYNVFYSTVQGIRKNVQAFIQRINQNQEQTIDRLCVQL
- a CDS encoding ISL3 family transposase, whose protein sequence is MYSQFIKELIDLPDVLIQKVRKEEERWIFELSLPEQCPLCPVCLKRTIKMTCKKKQWMHGYAQRIGIFWIELPVERRRCGTCGMTFSTSYPAIAPRSVATDAFQQWVAQSCIGTSIQAVARMLKLPYTTVERWFYTHAPSFLSNEIQPKAVCVDEFAFRKGHDYGVAIMDAETGEVYAIEAGKNEEAIGRALAHVSGSVQYVVSDLAPAMKKAIQGICPEATHVVDYFHVIQLFTDALERCRKYLDKGGKKHGNVRYVCRLLSQCPEKLIEEERQIVREWCNESDYLKSVYQSLQHFRYVSKSKDVQQAKRRLEAWIHRYSFCPCSVVRAIAKSLVKRTDEIISCILSPYSNGKMEGTNNKIKLIKRRGYGYRNIQRFALRVRLETANIL